In Pseudobdellovibrio exovorus JSS, the genomic stretch CGTAGCGCTAAAGATGAAGTCTGCGAAATGATCAATGGCAAGATGGAGTGTTTACCTCAAAAAGTAAAACACAAAGCTCAGAATGCCGCAGACAGCGCAGAAGCGAAAGCTAAAGAGGTAAAGAACAAGGTGGATTAACACCTTGTTCTTGGCCGATTTTTTTAACATCAGCCAAGGAGGTTGTTATGTCAGAGATTCATGGAAGTTATGATATGGGGCCCAGTGTTTTATCACCTGAAAATGTGGCTCCAAAAACTGCTGAAGTGCAGGATTTAGAACGCATTCTACGCGGAGAAATTTCAGCAGTAGAAGCGTATAAGCAAGTTCTTGAAAAATACTCGACCTATGAAAATGCAAATTCATTAAGGCGAATTCTTGTCGAACATGAAAAGGCAGTTGATTTTTGGAAAAAACAACTGCGCTCGCAAGAGTCGTTTGTTGAGGAATCTTCAGGCCCTTGGGGAACTGTCGTTGAAACTTTTGTCGGAGCGGCAAAGTTATTTGGTGATGGGCCCACTTTACGTGCCTTGAAAGAGGGCGAGGAGCATGGTCTTAACGAATATCAAGATTTGATTGAAAATGGAAATGTCAATTTTGAGTCAGAATCTTTCATTAAAACTATTTGTTTGGATCAACAGCGATTGCACATCGCAACTTTGGATAGTCTTATTATGATGAACAAGGTTTAATCCTCGTTTAATCTTCAAGGAAAAAATCAGCGAAAGCATTCAGAATCGTCTGGCGGCGTAGATTAGTGGTAGAAACTGTCACTGGTCTGCGCCGTTTCTTTTTCATCTTCTGATAAATCCTGCATTGGCATGCCGTCCTGATCAAACCAACTAAAATTAAAAAGGGGAGTTATGGGATTTGAAAAGAGGAAAAATCCCCCATGATTTTCCACTGAATACTTTAAAGTCGGTTTAATTACAGTTCAGATCTAAATTCGGCTGGCAACCCAATTGCTTTTAGTAAAGTCAAACTAACGTCATCGAAAGGAAGTTATATGAATCCATCAACTCTTCAGAAAGAAACAGAAAAAAAACTCAACGGCGCAGCTAAGGAAATTGGTAATGCTGTTGAAACAGTATCAGATCGTCTAGAGAAATTTTCTCACGACGCTGGCCAACAGGTTGGCAACTTCGCTTCAGAGTTTTCTGAGCGCGCATCTGAGTACGTAGGTACTAGCAGAAGTTATATTAAAGAGAATCCGATTCAGGCTGCTGCGATTGCGGTCGCTGCAGGGGCTGCAATTGGCTGTTTATTAACGTTGGCTGCCCGTCGCCGCTGATAAACACTTTGTAGCCGCAAACCAGTGACGCCAAAACGTCACTGGTTTATTTTTTAAACCACCTCTCAGAAGGAGAATAAAATATGTTATCTTTAAATAAACTGGTCATGCCCTTATTGCCTATGATTTTACAGTCATTGACTGGAAAAAGTGATCAAGCTGGTAACATGGTTTCACAAATGCAACTCTTAAGTTTAGTTTCCTCTGAAGTTAAAAAACAAATGTCGAAGTTAATATTAAAAATCTCGTTTGCTTTAGTCGCGACAGGTGTTTTGATTTATTCGTTAATTATATTAGCGCAATATGCTCACACATTTATGCAGACCTACGAAAATGGTCCTGTGTTTTCTGTTATTTTCTTTGCAGCACTAACGGGACTGTGTGTTTTCGGTCTTTTTATGATGTTCCGCGAAGAGCCACCTCCGGCACCAGTTAAATCATTTCAGTCACTGGGACGCTCTTTCAGTTTTGAAAAAATATATACCAACTTTTTAGAAGGATTAGCTCAAGGTATCGAACACAATCAAGAGGTGCATAGAACTGAAAAAACGGGTTCTTATAGACCTTCAGAGGAATCCGACAGTGCTCAACAGTC encodes the following:
- a CDS encoding DUF2383 domain-containing protein gives rise to the protein MSEIHGSYDMGPSVLSPENVAPKTAEVQDLERILRGEISAVEAYKQVLEKYSTYENANSLRRILVEHEKAVDFWKKQLRSQESFVEESSGPWGTVVETFVGAAKLFGDGPTLRALKEGEEHGLNEYQDLIENGNVNFESESFIKTICLDQQRLHIATLDSLIMMNKV
- a CDS encoding glycine zipper domain-containing protein, producing MNPSTLQKETEKKLNGAAKEIGNAVETVSDRLEKFSHDAGQQVGNFASEFSERASEYVGTSRSYIKENPIQAAAIAVAAGAAIGCLLTLAARRR